TGCTTACCTTAAATATGTAAGTCTAGTACAAGAAACTGATGTCACATAAGCCCTACCAATAGCAGTGCGCACAAGTGTCAACAGTGTGCCACGTAAACCCAACGAATAAGGCCTAAGAGGCTTGTGCCCAACTACCAATGTTGGCCAGCCCAGAAAGAAATGACTCATGGTTAGACCCGTTAACAATATTAACCCTAGTGTTTGTCTTTAAATATGCTACTCTTAATTTCAAAAAAGACACTACGAGATACATATGATAAGTCAAATTACAATAACTGAATGAGAGATGTTATTTTCTTTCTAGATATTCACTCACTAGTCAACTCACTCACTTTGTTCAGACCCGAGTCGAATACATCCAGCTTGATTGTGCGCCACCATTTGAGATCGTCATCTCACCTGGTTATTCACGATTTCCGGATTGAAAAGCAAATAACCAATATCTAAACATTTACCCAACACTTTTAGCACTCAAATATATAACCAGGAGCCTTCTTGTTACCGGAACACGGAAATATGCTTGATCGATTtagtatatttatttatacactattttgtaaaaatatggggatgattctcacacacatttttttgatcctcacacaccaattgagtattattagaagagtaaaatgttaaaatatgtgtgtgaggatcaaaaaagtgtgtgtgagaatcatcccaaaaaatatatatcgtGTAATCTTTAAATTAGTGTATTTTGTTACTCGAGGCACAACCTAAAGAATATCCAGTCACCGTCATCCAGCAAATATAAAAAAGTCAAAGTTAAACActaaatatacatacatattatcTGTATCTATGTGCATCaccaatttttatttttaaaacatcTATTACTTATCGTCtttgtgtatttttttttaaatcaattaaataaacgaTTGTTCTTCACAACTGCGCCGATTCTGTTAGTTTGCTCGCATAAATACTGGTTAGTTCTTTCTTCCGTTATTTTCTGGGAAAATTAGCTGATATATacgattattattatgaattatgatgCTAGGGTTTTGAATTGTGCGATTTGATGAAAACTGATAGTTTAATCGACGTATTACAATGAGTTACGTGATTATTAGTTGTTAATTTTGAATTACGTATTATTAGGTTTGAATTTTATTTTAGGTGTATTTGTTttcttgtgtatatatatgtggatTAGGTATGAATGACTTTTGTGCATCTATTTGATTTTTTTTTCCTATACTGTATatatcaatttatatttatatttctataTGTAATTTATTTATTGCTTTAGTTTGTAGTTAGtagttgattaaagatatttatacaagAACTTTGTTGTATCTGTTAATTTTAAAGGAATGGTACTTTGTTATCTAGTTTCTTTGCCAAATGTATCAGTTAGGGATAATTAAAGTAAATGGAACATGAGAAAATATGAATTTCTGTTTTTATTTGCTATCGATTctataattttataattattataggaGGGACAATCTGTGAGTGAGCTGGAATTTGGTATAAATCTTATAATATAAAAAATGCCTGGTTAGTTTGATTTTGTGTTAATGATAATCAGTAGCTTGGATGTTGTAGTTTATTTTACCCAATTTGGCATCAATAGTTGTTATCGAACATCAATCATTGTCAAATAAATTTTCTCAATGTTTGCCCTTATTAGCCTGGCATGAAACGAATTTGGTAGTTACAATCCTTCTAAAAATGGAATAAAATTGAATTCCATGCTGTTGAGATTTTCATGATATGCATTTTTCATGTTTGCAGATTGAATTCTACTCAATGTGAGGCGGGATTCTGAAATTTTCAAGTTGATTTTGAGTGTAGCCAGCATAAGACAAACCGTGTATCGTTTAACCCATTTGAAAGCTTTCTTTGCTACTTATATTACATGTGTTCACTATTTCACTTTATTGTGGATGGTGTAAATGATAGTTTGTGTATTGGGACTAAATTGTAAAACTAAAACAAACGAGCCACCATTAGTAATGGAGCGAGCACAAACAGGAGAACACAACGAGCACGTGATTGATATAACCCAAGATAGACCCGTTCACGGGTCGAACGGGTTGAACGGGTCGAACTCACAACAAAATGAAGACATACCTTCAACTAGTGTCAGTGATCCTGTTTTTCAACATTCGTTTCCTACCACAAATGGAACAAACGGAAGAAATTTACAATTTACTAGAAGAGGGACTGATCATGCAACACGAAGAAGCCCGTTGAATTCTGGTTATTGGATATCAATAGAGTTAGTTATTACAGTTAGCCAGATAATAGCAGCAGTTATAGTTTTGTCATTATCAAGACATGAGCGTCCTCATGCTCCGTTATTTACATGGGTTATTGGTTATGCTTCTGGTTGTGTTGCAACTCTCCCGTTGTTATTTTGGCGTTTTTATTTTAGGAATCAAGTATCGGACCAGGATACAGCTTTGCCACGTCAGCGTTCGGGTCCTAGAAGTCTTTCGGCTATATCTAGCTCGTTAACTTCATCTTCAAATGCTATGATTTCGGTTGTGGACACTAGTAACACCACAACGCGACTTTTATCACTGCTACTGAGTACAAGGTacgtagtttttgtaaaaatgcatGTATTTTATAACATTTATTTTCTGTTTTGTTAGTTTGATGGTTTAGTAAAAAAATACTTGGATTATTATTACGCTTAGGTAGAAAAGTAACTCCCTGGAAAGCTAAAGTTATGCTACGATCCAAAAAGTTTTGTCTATCACTGAATAACAGGAATTGATCAAGAGAAAAAACATTGTATCTTCAACTAGAATAGTTGGATtggtttgtttgttaaaaatatagtTTCGAATAGATGAGATGAATTTAGTAAAAAGGAAAGAACAAAATGAGCACTGATGATTGTCATATTTGAAATGGATCATGATAAATCTAGGTGGTTTTGCCTTTTATTTATCAAATTTTTCATAAGAGAACTTTGTGCTAATAGTTTATAGTCGTGTAGGGAATGTTGATTTAGGTCAATTCATAGGTTAAAGATTTACATATAGATTAAGATAACAATGGTTTTAGGAAGAGACGATTGCAATTAGTTTGTTTTGCTTTAAGTAAAATATACCATTTATCCgaacatatgaatatataattaTCAATACTTGATTAACAGACTAATACCATTTATCcgaacatatgaatatatatataattatcaatactaatatcttTCAGTCATTCTTGTTAGGCTAGACTAGAAACAGTGCCTAGAAAGTTTCATCAGACTCCATTATTGATCCGTGCTAGAACAAAATGTTGGATTTGTAATCTAGTTGACCCTCTTAAATTAGCTCACTTAAGGACCACTTGATGTACAATTATTCATAGAAGACACATAAAGCAATGGTTAATTCCATAATACATAAAGATGAATCCAAGTAGTATTAGAATCGTCAGTAGAACTTCCATAATGCATTACATTCACAATGGTCACAATTATTCATTGAAGTCCCATTATTGCAATTGTCAGGAGAACTTCTATAACACTACATATGCATTAAATTTGCTTTTTAGAACATAAGAAATCATTGCAAAATGTTTCTGTAGCTCTAGAAAAATGAGAAAAACATGTGTATTTGAGCTTGCATAAAATCATAGAGAGAGATCTTCAGATATGACAAACGTTCTTGATATCGGTATGATGTAACAGACTATGTTATCAAGTgagagtatgagtgaagttgtATTTTTTAATTAATGTTTTTTTAATGGAAGAAGATGAGGTACATGTATAGGCAGAAAGATCTCGATAAATGGGATGTACAATAGAAGTATAGGGCTCGTGCTGTTAAGTTGCTGTGATGACAAAAACACGACTGTTTCTGCTGTAATTGGTTGCATTAGTTTGATTGTCATATATCCGATATAATCTAAATATTTTATACACTCTACATGGGATACCTGCCAGATATGAATATTCTGAGGTGAACAGTAGTATAAGAAATCCGTTTTCAGTTGAAATCAAGTTTTGAAAATGATGCCTGTAAAATAATACAGTTATTGatagatttttttttgttttgttttgcagGCTGAAAGTACTAGTTGAATACTTCAAAATGGGGTTGGATTGTTTTTTTGCAGTGTGGTTTGTTGTTGGGAATGTGTGGATCTTTGGAGGCCATTCTTCTGCATCTGACGCTCCCAATTTGTACAGGTAACAACCAATACATGTCATTGATTACCTCATCATGTTTGTTTGTTTAAtttatcatcttattattattaattatatatataatatataattataattacttgTACTAAGTAATAATAATGAATGGTTTTGGCAGGCTATGTATAGTGTTTCTTACGTTTAGCTGTATCGGGTATGCAATGCCATTCATCTTGTGTGCCACAATCTGCTGCTGCCTCCCTTGTATTATTTCAGTTTTGGGCTTTAGGGAGGATCAATCACAAACTAGAGGTGCCACTACAGAGTCCATAAATTCATTACCGACATACAAGTTTAAGATTAAAAAAGTTAAACATGGAAACAATAAAGAAAGCCAATCGGGTCCCGGTGAAGGTGGGGTTGTGGCTGCAGGAACAGAAAATGAACGTGTTTTATCCGGTGAAGATGCGGTAAGTCATTCTTTTTGTTAATTATGTCTCATTACTTTGTTTCCACATTTTTCCTTTATTTTTTTGCTTTTTCGCCGAAATGAGTGGCGATTGCGACCTATGTGAGTTGATGTGGGTTATGTTTTATCTCAAATAAGTCAAACGGATAATAAATAATAAAGTTATCTTAAAAGAAACGGGTCAAACGCGTCGAAAGTCTCCCGAAGTTTTTTTGTTATATGAAACCCTTCGAAATTTTTATTCGAGAAGGGAGACTAATTCTGAAATAATCTACTTTTTGAGATCAAATTTGACTCTAGATATTTGTTACGATTTTGATAATTTTGGAGAAAGGTGTTTTGGGTCAACCAAAGTGAATGCAGTTGCAACGTATGTGAGTTGATGCGGGTTATGTTTTATTTCAAATAGGTCACAAGAATCGTAAAAATGCAAGTAAATTTTAAAAGAAACGGGTCAAACGTAGCAAAAATTTTCCAAAGTGTTTTTGATATATGAAACCCTTTTAAAGTATAATTTAAGAAATTAGACTAATGTTGAAATAATCTACTTTTTGAAACATATGATTGATAATTTTAGGAAAAGGTGTTTTGCGTCAACCTAAGTGGCAACTCCAACCTGGCTTATTTTGCTACATTTATGCTTATATGTCAAAATGAATGTAACGTGCACCAGGTAATCCGATAAAAACATCATTAATTTATGTATTCTACTTACTTGACAGGTGTGTTGCATTTGTTTGGCAAAGTATGCAAACAACGATGAACTTAGAGAGTTGCCATGCACTCACTTTTTTCACAAGGAGTGTGTGGATAAGTGGTTGAAGATCAATGCTTCGTGCCCACTCTGTAAGAATGAAGTTGGGGACATTGTATCGAGTTCAGTAACGGAACCAACAACTGCTGCTGGTGCGCAATCATAGCGTGGCGGTTTAGTTTCAGTCAGGGTTTTTTTGACATATACAGTTTGTGAATATGCATATCCTGTTTTAAAATGTTGTTTTATAATGAAGAGCAAAATACTTCACTCATTTTATTTGTTAAGTAGGAAATGTTGTGATTTTGCATTTCAAATTGCCCGTGTATTGCTTCATCTAGTATTTTAATGGACGTCACAAAAGTTGGCAGGTTCGGTAACATGTTATAACAGGTTTGGGTCGAAAAGTTCAGAAAATAAAATCAAAGTTAACTGCTTGCCGGTTTCAGTAATTTGACTTTGAAAGTATTATTATTCTAAATACTATAACCCATTTATGTGGTTGTTCATTTGTTCCGATAGGTTGTTTCCTAATTTGAACATTTTGATGATAAAAACAGCTTTAAATAAACATTTACGTTCGTTTGTATCTTTTTTATAAGCAGCTTCAAGAAAATGTATGTTTTTTTATATTGAATTTTGCTAATTGACAATCCTTAAGATATAAATAATACAGTTTAATATTGTACCATTCAATAACAGAGAAGAGTCAACATATAAATACTATAAAATTCAATAACTATCATGGAATAGTCCACATATAACCGTCATGTACAACATTTTATGAATATTTAAGGCATCTGGTGTTGgcaaaattcatattttttaattaGGAACTTTGATTAAGAACCATAAATATGTTGTTGGTAACATTGTAGTAAGGTAATAAACAATGTCGTACTCGTACATAGCGTGTAACAACCCAACACGTTCTACATTGATTTGAGACACGTACATAACGTGTAACAAACCAACACGTTCTACATTGATTCAAGACAAGATGTTTGAGAAATTTTAAAGGTGTTTTAACCAATATCTTTCACCATAGTTGTTAACAACCTAACCCACTCCACAATGATTTGAGACAAGAAGTTTAAGTTGCTTACAAGTTTAAGGTGTGTCTAACCACTATTTTCACCATAGTATTTAGTTGAAACATAAATATATTCAATTACTCAATTATTGAGAGGCTTTCGCTAGATTTAACAGGTTACATATACTATTTGTGCCATATACTCCCAGTTTGTGACAGAAACACCACTTGTCCATCTCTTGGGGAATGAATCATGGTGATGTACGCCTGACGTCGTCAAAAGTTTAGTGTGCAAGTTCGTAATATCTTGTCCCATATCGGTTTGAGATAAGATGTTTGAGTTACTTAAAAGTCTAAAATTGTTAAAAATTTGTTGCTAAAGGCTAACCGATATCTCCATCGCACTTTTTTAGTTAAAACAAGTGGATATTCAGTTAGTCTAGTGAAGATACTATCTTCAATACTGTACGAAAAATTTACTTCATCGTACAGATAGAGATCAATACTAATATAAGCTTATTAGGGATCTCGATATAATTATATATCATCAACTCCAGAACTACATAACATAATAGATATGACCACTGCGATTCCAGTTTACGCAGGGGTAACATTCAGAGATTAATAATATCATCACAAATTCACATAACAAGACGATTTTTGAATTAATTGGGCCAACTTACTCTATAGCTTAGTCATTAAACTCATTCATACATTGGTGCTGGGGGAGTGCAGTATCACCGGGCAAGTTTCTTGAGGTGATTGAACATTTGGTTTCTAATCCATTGTCTGTCATTCGGGAGATACGCTTGAACAGAATGATCATACCTGAAATGCAGATTTgtgtaatcataattattttaatcaTGGAATATAATAATGTGATGAACATTAATTTGTTGTGTTCAAATGATATATAGAGTAATACCCTTGTGGAATATAATAGTGTGATGAACACCAATTTGTTGTGTTCAAATGATATATAGAGTAATTTATTTACCTCTATAAATGAGAGCACATAAATAACTACATATAGGGATTAACGGTATTGATCCGCTATGTACTGGTCCATAACTTAATCTACCCATTCTATTGCCATTTTTTGTGTTGTACTGGAAGATTTTGTGTCGATATCAGCAACACGGTAACTAGTTACCAGGTCCACTAGTAACTTGTTTCTTGTAAGCGTTTTACATTTTAAAAAATGTGACGTGGAATAAAAAGGTTAATTAGTTAACAATATAAAAACAAAATctaaattaaaaatacaaaataaacttaGAACTTTTTGGTAATTATTTAGaatgaagataaaaaaaaaaaaaaggaaactcACACTAACGCACTCAAGTCAGTAAGACCGTCAATGAAATTATAAAGATCTTGAATGTCGTAAGTGATGTTTTTCATGGCTGGATTCAAATCTTTGAGTTTCCTTTCATATAACGCACATATACCTGCAAACAAACAGCAAACATAAGAAAAATATTATCCTGATATCGTAATGGAAGTGATAAAATGTAA
This window of the Rutidosis leptorrhynchoides isolate AG116_Rl617_1_P2 chromosome 7, CSIRO_AGI_Rlap_v1, whole genome shotgun sequence genome carries:
- the LOC139858650 gene encoding enhancer of rudimentary homolog, which produces MSDKHTIILMQRSQNRSTRTFMDYESISKAMDGICALYERKLKDLNPAMKNITYDIQDLYNFIDGLTDLSALVYDHSVQAYLPNDRQWIRNQMFNHLKKLAR
- the LOC139857535 gene encoding E3 ubiquitin-protein ligase At4g11680-like, whose translation is MIVCVLGLNCKTKTNEPPLVMERAQTGEHNEHVIDITQDRPVHGSNGLNGSNSQQNEDIPSTSVSDPVFQHSFPTTNGTNGRNLQFTRRGTDHATRRSPLNSGYWISIELVITVSQIIAAVIVLSLSRHERPHAPLFTWVIGYASGCVATLPLLFWRFYFRNQVSDQDTALPRQRSGPRSLSAISSSLTSSSNAMISVVDTSNTTTRLLSLLLSTRLKVLVEYFKMGLDCFFAVWFVVGNVWIFGGHSSASDAPNLYRLCIVFLTFSCIGYAMPFILCATICCCLPCIISVLGFREDQSQTRGATTESINSLPTYKFKIKKVKHGNNKESQSGPGEGGVVAAGTENERVLSGEDAVCCICLAKYANNDELRELPCTHFFHKECVDKWLKINASCPLCKNEVGDIVSSSVTEPTTAAGAQS